Proteins encoded together in one Marispirochaeta sp. window:
- a CDS encoding transglycosylase domain-containing protein — MSERALFRLIILPWICIGIAGVLTGLSLLVPFPELEQARSGPWSLRVIDRDGGLLQVLPVDASGLRREYRSRELIPDYLVSILVTGEDSRFFLHPGIDPVAVLRAAAANISAGRIVSGASTISMQLARRVAPGGAGFRSKLLESWNALRIEARMSKAEILELWLNSLPMGSNVEGVVSAAREYFYRDIQALTPGESAFLALIPRNPGRHDPRKGGDAAAAANLLQRAGIQGNQGEPAISAAQSPWPFKAPHFVRYLVSRYHADGTGPVRTSMDQKVQELLHAEIAARVESAADNRISNGSGVVLSVETGEILAYVGSADFFNAETQGQIDGVQIQRQPGSTIKPFLYALALERGMTPASLLPDIPSAFGSEAVYLPENFSNTFHGPVRLRVALASSLNIPAVHTVVHTGVSDFAGWLLDLGFDSLTGQRDFVGAGIALGNAEVTLLELVTAFSIFQRDGFYIPATFLVDTRRSSGKPVMDRETAFLIRDILSVESGRITGFGTGSILNTPFPAMFKTGTSNQFNNIWALGATEKTAVGIWMGNFSGETVIGRPGSSVPASAAVAILTALQEIPAYRVSQRKPELPAGITACRICSLSGGRVGPYCPGSVEEFFRTGTEPEFCSVHRQNGIYMPSEYRSWGEQRGLPWKYTPSGDMRILSPTDGAVFYLDTALPEESQTLRIQAEGRGPLLLKLNGELQSAGTGSISVRVPLERGAHRITLESEDRRIESGFTVR; from the coding sequence TTGAGTGAGCGAGCTCTTTTCCGGCTGATCATTCTTCCCTGGATCTGTATCGGGATCGCCGGTGTGCTGACGGGATTGAGCCTGCTGGTTCCTTTTCCGGAGCTTGAACAGGCGCGTTCTGGTCCCTGGAGCCTCAGAGTGATTGACCGGGACGGGGGGCTGCTCCAGGTCTTGCCTGTGGACGCTTCCGGGCTGCGGCGGGAGTATCGTTCCCGGGAGCTGATCCCCGATTACCTGGTTTCCATTCTTGTAACAGGGGAGGACAGCCGCTTTTTTCTTCATCCGGGGATCGATCCCGTTGCTGTGCTCCGGGCGGCTGCAGCAAATATTTCGGCCGGCAGAATCGTTTCCGGGGCTTCGACAATCTCCATGCAGCTCGCCCGCAGGGTGGCTCCCGGAGGAGCGGGATTCAGGTCCAAACTGCTGGAATCCTGGAACGCCCTGCGTATTGAGGCGCGGATGTCTAAAGCTGAGATCCTCGAGCTCTGGCTCAACAGCCTGCCCATGGGTTCCAACGTGGAAGGGGTAGTTTCCGCGGCCAGGGAGTATTTCTACCGGGATATTCAGGCCCTTACTCCCGGTGAATCCGCTTTTCTGGCTTTGATCCCCCGCAATCCCGGGCGCCACGATCCGCGAAAAGGGGGAGATGCCGCCGCTGCGGCAAATCTGCTGCAGCGAGCCGGAATACAGGGAAACCAGGGAGAGCCCGCGATTTCCGCTGCTCAATCTCCGTGGCCTTTTAAAGCCCCACATTTTGTCCGTTACCTTGTGAGCCGTTATCATGCTGATGGAACGGGGCCTGTACGGACAAGCATGGATCAGAAGGTGCAGGAACTGCTGCATGCAGAAATAGCCGCCAGAGTTGAATCCGCTGCTGACAACAGAATAAGCAACGGCTCTGGAGTTGTGCTCTCCGTGGAGACCGGAGAAATCCTGGCGTATGTTGGTTCCGCGGATTTCTTTAATGCAGAGACCCAGGGGCAGATCGACGGTGTACAGATCCAGCGGCAGCCTGGTTCAACAATCAAGCCCTTTCTTTATGCCCTCGCGTTGGAACGCGGCATGACTCCCGCCAGCCTGCTCCCGGACATCCCCTCGGCTTTCGGGAGCGAAGCGGTCTATCTGCCGGAGAACTTTTCCAATACCTTTCATGGACCGGTGCGTCTGCGGGTGGCCCTGGCATCGAGTCTGAATATTCCCGCGGTACATACGGTTGTGCACACGGGGGTATCAGATTTTGCCGGCTGGCTCCTGGATCTGGGATTTGATTCCCTTACGGGGCAGAGGGATTTTGTGGGTGCCGGAATAGCTCTGGGGAACGCGGAGGTCACGCTGCTTGAGCTGGTGACGGCCTTCTCTATTTTTCAGCGGGACGGTTTTTACATTCCTGCAACCTTCCTGGTTGATACGCGGCGATCTTCCGGAAAGCCGGTAATGGACAGAGAAACTGCATTCTTAATACGGGACATCCTTTCCGTGGAGTCCGGCCGGATTACGGGATTCGGAACCGGCAGTATTCTGAACACTCCTTTCCCTGCCATGTTTAAAACGGGAACATCAAACCAGTTTAATAATATCTGGGCCCTGGGCGCGACGGAGAAAACTGCTGTGGGAATCTGGATGGGAAATTTTTCCGGCGAGACGGTAATCGGCAGGCCGGGCAGCTCTGTTCCGGCAAGCGCCGCGGTCGCGATTCTGACAGCTCTCCAGGAGATACCCGCATACCGGGTTTCCCAAAGAAAGCCCGAACTTCCGGCGGGAATTACAGCTTGCCGTATTTGCAGCCTCTCCGGCGGCAGGGTCGGGCCTTACTGCCCCGGCAGTGTGGAGGAGTTTTTCAGGACAGGTACGGAACCGGAGTTCTGCTCCGTCCACCGGCAGAATGGAATCTACATGCCCTCGGAATACCGGTCCTGGGGGGAACAACGGGGACTTCCCTGGAAGTATACCCCCAGCGGAGATATGCGCATCCTTTCTCCGACAGACGGTGCCGTCTTTTACCTGGATACTGCCTTGCCGGAGGAGAGTCAGACCCTGCGCATCCAGGCCGAAGGCCGGGGCCCCCTGCTGCTCAAGCTGAACGGAGAGCTGCAGTCCGCCGGGACGGGCTCCATTTCTGTTCGAGTCCCTCTTGAGCGTGGTGCCCACCGGATTACTCTTGAATCGGAAGACCGGCGGATAGAATCGGGCTTTACGGTCCGCTGA